A stretch of the Polyangiaceae bacterium genome encodes the following:
- a CDS encoding tetratricopeptide repeat protein, which translates to MHHPISIANLRAALFTSALALSTVTAATWAEAQGAAPESATAEQKATAQKAFEKGMKASKAKKHEDALAAFKESYGAVASPNSHLMVARELVELGRLEEAWAEYEKTVVEAEAAAQKDPKYADTATGAKNEQNDLKGKLGFVKLTVTGAGPGSRVTVRGKEIPEADWGKPVAVMPGSVRVELVASDGKEIVQEVNATAGSETPVTLAPPAAAPAAGNAAGEGSAKLEASTSGKGPSMRTWAYIAGGVGVAGLATFGIFGAMNNAKHSKLEDECKDGVCPSNLEDEKDTGKTYQTIANVGLVVGVVGLGTGTVLYLMSGKKTEKAAALPKRRGPRVESVSVGYQSVLVSGSF; encoded by the coding sequence ATGCATCATCCGATCTCGATTGCGAACCTCCGCGCCGCGCTGTTCACCAGCGCGCTCGCTCTGTCCACCGTGACGGCCGCCACCTGGGCCGAGGCGCAAGGCGCCGCCCCGGAGAGCGCGACCGCCGAGCAGAAGGCGACCGCGCAGAAGGCGTTCGAAAAGGGCATGAAGGCCTCGAAGGCGAAGAAGCACGAAGACGCGCTCGCTGCGTTCAAGGAGTCTTACGGCGCCGTCGCCAGCCCGAACTCGCACCTGATGGTGGCCCGCGAGCTGGTCGAGCTCGGCCGCCTGGAGGAGGCGTGGGCCGAGTACGAGAAGACGGTGGTCGAGGCCGAGGCCGCCGCGCAGAAAGATCCGAAGTACGCGGACACCGCAACCGGTGCCAAGAACGAGCAGAACGATCTGAAGGGCAAGCTCGGCTTCGTGAAGCTGACGGTCACCGGCGCGGGACCTGGCTCTCGAGTCACGGTGCGCGGCAAGGAGATCCCGGAGGCCGACTGGGGCAAGCCCGTCGCCGTGATGCCCGGCTCGGTGCGGGTCGAGCTCGTCGCCAGCGACGGCAAAGAGATCGTGCAAGAGGTGAACGCCACCGCCGGCAGCGAGACGCCGGTCACACTCGCTCCGCCGGCCGCTGCGCCGGCTGCCGGAAACGCAGCGGGCGAGGGCTCCGCCAAGCTCGAGGCCTCGACGAGCGGCAAGGGTCCCAGCATGCGAACCTGGGCGTACATCGCCGGCGGCGTCGGCGTCGCCGGCCTCGCCACCTTCGGCATCTTCGGCGCGATGAACAACGCCAAGCACAGCAAGCTCGAGGACGAGTGCAAAGACGGCGTGTGCCCATCCAACCTCGAGGACGAGAAGGACACGGGCAAGACCTACCAGACCATCGCCAACGTCGGCCTGGTCGTGGGCGTGGTGGGACTCGGCACCGGAACCGTGCTCTACCTGATGAGCGGGAAGAAGACCGAGAAGGCCGCTGCTCTGCCGAAACGGCGCGGACCGCGGGTCGAGTCCGTCAGCGTCGGCTATCAATCGGTGCTGGTCAGCGGCTCGTTCTGA
- a CDS encoding biopolymer transporter ExbD, translating to MTRSAFVVLALASLGLGACDDPPPKKNPFEGPKKDTVEPPKDAAPPKPAGPPELGIDDLGPKVGFSRVLLDKPEGRDKLREELTQNKQHYEGKEATLSVIRKAKLAWVTTMLSELGKIGATKVIVKTETRKDYPGELPFTPEVKAPTPEPCAVVGMILDDRSAAVWKISGGTAIKRAKGLAGPDLSTTGETIERFAKGCKGSNVFFVSAQEGVEWGLAYDLAASTRVLEDVKLETFVLLEKTPTAGRKVELSK from the coding sequence ATGACCCGCTCGGCCTTCGTTGTGCTCGCCCTCGCGTCCCTCGGCCTCGGGGCCTGCGACGACCCGCCGCCGAAGAAGAACCCGTTCGAGGGACCGAAGAAGGACACCGTCGAGCCGCCCAAGGACGCTGCTCCGCCCAAGCCCGCCGGCCCGCCGGAGCTCGGCATCGACGACCTCGGGCCCAAGGTCGGCTTCTCGCGCGTGCTGCTCGACAAGCCGGAGGGTCGGGACAAGCTGCGCGAGGAGCTGACGCAGAACAAGCAGCACTACGAGGGCAAGGAGGCGACGCTCTCGGTCATCCGCAAGGCCAAGCTCGCTTGGGTCACCACCATGCTGAGCGAGCTGGGGAAGATCGGCGCGACCAAGGTCATCGTGAAGACCGAGACGCGCAAGGACTACCCCGGCGAGCTTCCCTTCACGCCGGAGGTGAAGGCGCCGACGCCGGAGCCCTGCGCGGTGGTGGGCATGATCCTCGACGACCGCAGCGCCGCGGTCTGGAAGATCTCCGGCGGCACCGCCATCAAGCGCGCCAAGGGCCTGGCGGGGCCCGACCTGTCCACCACTGGCGAGACCATCGAGCGCTTCGCCAAGGGCTGCAAAGGCTCGAACGTGTTCTTCGTCTCGGCCCAAGAGGGCGTCGAGTGGGGCCTGGCCTACGACCTCGCGGCCTCGACCCGTGTACTGGAGGACGTGAAGCTCGAGACCTTCGTGCTACTGGAGAAGACGCCGACCGCAGGACGCAAGGTCGAGCTCTCGAAGTGA
- a CDS encoding protein kinase → MGGTVAGAKTLGRYELVSEVAKGQLGPLWAAKATGDDPTPVLVRRVSTAAPTTPDEIDSLCEGAWWMLELSDPGVARGIDVVKTEGELGVVMEYAEGEVLRSLLRLASFKRRPIPVHVGLRIAVDVLEAVEQAAAAGAPLSAGQSSFVAGGIVPDSVLVGRDGHARLLDIGVLGPAARVGPIARHPEMASYAAPEQLDDPSKTDLRANVYAVGVMLWEMLSGKRLFVGSTHQAVVEKVKAGGAQRLDAAKPVGGEAISTAVADIVAKAMETSADARHASPKELREALEGSGEVATREQVAALVEDFAGNTLAARKKLIEKALSGAVAKPADKPVPKPVVAAAKAPEKEPAKAPPPPQRPPPRKATLIGIQPVADAAQFLADLGAKPAGAADVVPPPRPPLESLDAEELESISKVEIEPFPGSEAPTKPATQEAEKLAAQSAPEAENIKTQFLGTPAPDAATAIAAAAAETASPKPPEAGASPKPPVADIEPPPASLDVDVVSTEPHKPDNAAGGLDWAAMASNLPAPEGDDEPTKIKEEGGEKKEEKRDESAVAWVGPPPGTPLDEAPPEADAEIDEPLPSIVPERTQRMRKMVAVGIGALVGLLALALLISKLGGKGETDEAAPTETPAATKKAEEPKKEEPKAEEPKKEEPKAEEPKAEEPKKEEPKAEEPKKEEPKAEEPAPKPVAAKPTTTKPVTTTKPTTTTKPTTTTKPTTTTKPTTKPKPKFTPSGI, encoded by the coding sequence ATGGGCGGCACGGTCGCGGGCGCGAAAACCCTGGGGCGCTACGAGCTGGTCAGCGAGGTCGCAAAGGGCCAGCTGGGCCCGCTTTGGGCGGCAAAAGCCACTGGCGACGACCCGACGCCGGTCCTGGTGCGGCGGGTGTCCACGGCCGCACCCACCACGCCGGACGAGATCGACTCCCTGTGCGAGGGCGCCTGGTGGATGCTGGAGCTCTCGGATCCGGGCGTTGCCCGCGGCATCGACGTCGTGAAGACGGAGGGCGAGCTGGGCGTGGTGATGGAGTACGCCGAGGGCGAGGTGCTGCGCTCGCTCCTGCGACTAGCCAGCTTCAAGCGCCGTCCGATCCCGGTGCACGTGGGCCTGCGCATCGCGGTGGACGTGCTCGAAGCCGTCGAGCAGGCCGCCGCCGCAGGGGCGCCGCTCAGCGCGGGACAGAGCTCGTTCGTCGCCGGGGGCATCGTGCCGGACAGCGTGCTGGTGGGACGCGACGGACACGCGCGACTGCTCGACATCGGCGTGCTGGGCCCCGCCGCGCGCGTCGGGCCCATCGCTCGCCACCCGGAGATGGCGTCCTACGCAGCGCCGGAGCAGCTGGACGATCCGAGCAAGACGGATCTGCGCGCCAACGTCTACGCCGTCGGCGTGATGCTCTGGGAGATGCTCTCCGGAAAGCGCTTGTTCGTGGGCTCCACTCACCAGGCCGTGGTCGAGAAGGTGAAGGCGGGCGGCGCTCAGCGGCTCGACGCCGCCAAGCCGGTGGGAGGCGAGGCCATTTCGACGGCGGTGGCCGACATCGTGGCGAAGGCCATGGAGACGAGCGCCGACGCGCGCCACGCCTCGCCGAAAGAGCTCCGGGAAGCGCTCGAAGGCAGCGGCGAGGTCGCGACGCGCGAGCAGGTCGCCGCGCTGGTCGAGGACTTCGCAGGCAACACGCTGGCCGCGCGCAAGAAGCTGATCGAGAAGGCGCTCTCGGGCGCCGTGGCGAAGCCTGCCGACAAGCCCGTTCCCAAGCCCGTCGTCGCGGCGGCCAAGGCGCCCGAGAAGGAGCCCGCCAAAGCCCCGCCGCCGCCGCAACGCCCGCCGCCCCGCAAGGCCACCTTGATCGGCATCCAGCCCGTGGCCGACGCCGCGCAGTTCCTGGCGGATCTCGGGGCCAAACCGGCTGGCGCAGCCGACGTCGTGCCGCCGCCACGGCCCCCGCTCGAGTCGCTGGACGCCGAGGAGCTCGAGTCGATCTCGAAGGTCGAGATCGAGCCCTTCCCCGGCAGCGAAGCGCCCACCAAACCCGCCACCCAAGAAGCAGAGAAGCTCGCCGCACAGTCCGCGCCCGAAGCCGAGAACATCAAGACTCAGTTCCTGGGCACGCCGGCTCCCGACGCCGCGACGGCCATCGCGGCCGCGGCGGCCGAGACCGCTTCACCCAAGCCGCCCGAGGCCGGCGCTTCGCCCAAGCCGCCGGTGGCGGACATCGAGCCGCCGCCGGCCTCGCTCGACGTCGACGTCGTCAGCACCGAGCCACACAAGCCGGACAACGCCGCGGGTGGCCTGGACTGGGCAGCCATGGCGTCCAACCTCCCGGCGCCGGAGGGCGATGACGAGCCGACGAAGATCAAGGAAGAGGGCGGCGAGAAGAAGGAAGAGAAGCGCGACGAGTCGGCGGTCGCCTGGGTCGGACCGCCGCCCGGCACGCCGCTCGACGAAGCGCCTCCGGAGGCGGACGCCGAGATCGACGAGCCGCTGCCGTCCATCGTCCCCGAGCGTACACAGCGCATGCGCAAGATGGTGGCCGTCGGCATCGGCGCGCTCGTGGGCCTGCTCGCGCTCGCGCTCCTGATCTCGAAGCTGGGCGGAAAGGGCGAGACCGACGAGGCCGCGCCGACGGAGACGCCGGCTGCGACGAAGAAGGCCGAGGAGCCCAAGAAGGAAGAGCCCAAGGCCGAAGAGCCCAAGAAGGAAGAGCCCAAGGCCGAGGAGCCCAAGGCCGAAGAGCCCAAGAAGGAAGAGCCCAAGGCCGAAGAGCCCAAGAAGGAAGAGCCCAAGGCCGAGGAGCCCGCGCCGAAGCCGGTCGCGGCGAAGCCAACGACGACCAAGCCGGTCACGACGACCAAGCCGACGACGACGACCAAGCCGACGACGACGACCAAGCCGACGACGACGACCAAGCCGACGACCAAGCCGAAGCCCAAGTTCACGCCGTCGGGGATCTGA
- a CDS encoding RNA polymerase factor sigma-32, translated as MAARKKKSGSRTEEPVSAEEQEPGEEAEAAGDGEDELLGEVSEDAFVETTAEVMEEVPLVAKDDERGSSLARLDPMTIYMREVQRHPLLTPEEAHELAVRYAETQDVEAAARLVTANLRLVVKIAYEYRRAYRNMMDLVQEGNIGLMQAVKRYDPYRGVKLSSYAAWWIRAYILRFILNNWRMVKIGTTQAQRKLFFNLSKEKQKLTAMGIEPTHAEIAKRLDVDEQDVVEMDRRLARSDASLDASVGDAEGRQTTRMDLLPATSAGPEESAESSEIQELLKRHLAEFRTTLKDKDIAIFDKRLVADEPLTLQELGDQFGVSRERVRQLEARLTGKLRAFLRDRLGDAVGVGGA; from the coding sequence ATGGCAGCGCGCAAGAAGAAGAGCGGATCCCGCACGGAAGAGCCCGTGTCGGCAGAGGAGCAGGAGCCGGGCGAAGAGGCCGAGGCGGCCGGCGACGGCGAGGACGAGCTCCTCGGCGAGGTGAGCGAAGACGCCTTCGTCGAGACCACCGCCGAGGTGATGGAAGAAGTGCCGCTCGTTGCCAAGGACGACGAGCGCGGCTCGTCGCTGGCTCGCCTCGACCCGATGACCATCTACATGCGGGAGGTGCAACGCCACCCGCTGCTCACTCCGGAGGAGGCGCACGAGCTGGCCGTGCGCTACGCGGAGACGCAGGACGTGGAGGCCGCCGCGCGGCTGGTCACGGCGAACCTCAGGCTCGTGGTCAAGATCGCCTACGAGTACCGGCGCGCCTACCGCAACATGATGGACCTCGTGCAGGAGGGGAACATCGGGCTGATGCAGGCGGTGAAGCGCTACGACCCCTACCGCGGGGTCAAGCTGTCGAGCTACGCGGCCTGGTGGATCCGCGCGTACATCCTGCGCTTCATCCTCAACAACTGGCGCATGGTGAAGATCGGCACCACGCAAGCGCAGCGTAAGCTCTTCTTCAACCTGAGCAAGGAGAAGCAGAAGCTCACCGCCATGGGCATCGAGCCCACCCACGCCGAGATCGCCAAACGTCTGGACGTGGACGAGCAGGACGTGGTGGAGATGGATCGCCGTCTTGCGCGCTCGGACGCGTCGCTCGACGCCAGCGTGGGTGACGCCGAAGGCCGGCAGACCACGCGCATGGATCTCTTGCCGGCGACCTCCGCGGGACCGGAGGAGTCGGCAGAGTCGAGCGAGATTCAGGAGCTCTTGAAGCGACACTTGGCGGAGTTCCGCACCACGCTCAAGGACAAGGACATCGCCATCTTCGACAAGCGTTTGGTCGCGGACGAGCCGCTCACGCTTCAGGAGCTGGGCGATCAGTTCGGTGTCTCGCGCGAGCGTGTGCGCCAGCTCGAAGCGCGCCTCACCGGCAAGCTGCGGGCGTTCCTGCGCGATCGGCTCGGAGACGCGGTCGGCGTCGGCGGCGCCTGA
- a CDS encoding HupE/UreJ family protein, producing MKLALLAFALVLAIALPASAHQLGRSYCTVQTAPGGLDVTVETSFEHLVPVLGLSPAPSDADVLAARAALVAAHTRAISARSPAGACAVEAGPTELASAEGQRVVRVPLAFACPPGPVTLRNAWRLDVDPASEIVCAVDGSAWAFRVGSEERDVGTPPTPAQVLVSFVKLGVHHVLSGIDHVLFVVALLLAAARASRDQTLLRGLRQVALVVTGFTLGHSLTLIAAGLGWVRVEPRLTESVIALSIVAVAVENVLRREIRWRALTATLFGLVHGFGFASVLAEAELPRRGAVWALLTFNVGIELGQLGVVAVIFVPAALAARRDWYERRLLWPASLVIAALAALWFVKRAFGLEFAPWLGG from the coding sequence TTGAAGCTCGCGCTGCTCGCCTTCGCGCTCGTTCTCGCGATCGCGCTGCCCGCCTCCGCCCACCAGCTCGGCCGGAGCTACTGCACCGTGCAGACCGCACCGGGCGGGCTCGACGTCACCGTCGAGACGAGCTTCGAGCACCTGGTGCCGGTGCTGGGCCTGTCGCCGGCGCCGAGCGACGCCGACGTGCTCGCCGCTCGCGCGGCGCTCGTCGCGGCGCACACCCGGGCGATCTCGGCCCGGTCGCCGGCCGGCGCCTGCGCCGTCGAGGCCGGCCCGACCGAGCTCGCGAGCGCCGAAGGCCAGCGGGTCGTCCGGGTGCCCCTCGCCTTCGCCTGCCCGCCCGGCCCGGTCACGCTGCGCAACGCCTGGCGCCTCGACGTGGATCCGGCGAGCGAGATCGTGTGCGCCGTGGACGGTTCGGCCTGGGCGTTCCGCGTGGGAAGCGAGGAACGTGACGTGGGCACGCCGCCGACGCCGGCACAGGTGCTCGTCTCGTTCGTGAAGCTCGGCGTCCACCACGTGCTCTCCGGCATCGACCACGTCCTGTTCGTGGTGGCGCTGCTCTTAGCAGCCGCCCGCGCCAGCCGCGACCAGACGCTGCTCCGCGGCCTTCGCCAGGTGGCGCTGGTGGTCACGGGCTTCACGCTCGGCCACTCGCTCACGCTGATCGCGGCGGGCCTCGGCTGGGTGCGGGTCGAGCCGCGCCTGACCGAGAGTGTCATCGCCCTCAGCATCGTGGCGGTCGCCGTCGAGAACGTCCTGCGCCGCGAGATCCGCTGGCGTGCGCTCACGGCGACGCTGTTCGGGCTGGTCCACGGCTTCGGCTTCGCCAGCGTATTGGCGGAGGCGGAGCTGCCGCGACGCGGCGCAGTGTGGGCCCTCTTGACCTTCAACGTCGGCATCGAGCTCGGCCAGCTCGGGGTGGTCGCCGTGATCTTCGTCCCCGCCGCCCTCGCCGCGCGCCGAGACTGGTACGAGCGCCGCCTGCTCTGGCCGGCCTCTCTGGTCATCGCGGCGCTGGCCGCGCTCTGGTTCGTGAAGCGGGCGTTCGGGCTGGAGTTTGCGCCGTGGCTGGGCGGGTAG
- the rsmI gene encoding 16S rRNA (cytidine(1402)-2'-O)-methyltransferase: protein MAGQLALVGTPIGNLGDLTLRAIETLKSADRVAAEDTRRTRALLSHLGITGKPLVSLDAHAGERELDALLDHVAAGEQVAFVTDAGMPSVSDPGTELTRAAIARGLPVTVIPGPSAVSTAVALSGLVESAYSFVGFLPRQGQKRRAALDAIAGRAEPVVIFEAANRTLATLRELAERTPSRQAAVCRELTKLHEEALRGPLAELAELDRELRGEVVIVLGAFLPEETLPSDAELDARIREELAAGASARDVADDLAAWSGRARREVYARVIELRRS, encoded by the coding sequence ATGGCCGGCCAGCTCGCCCTCGTCGGCACGCCCATCGGCAACCTCGGAGACCTGACGCTCCGGGCCATCGAGACCCTGAAGTCCGCCGACCGCGTCGCCGCCGAGGACACCCGGCGCACCCGCGCGCTCCTCTCGCACCTGGGCATCACGGGCAAGCCGCTGGTCTCCCTGGACGCCCACGCGGGTGAGCGCGAGCTCGACGCGTTGCTCGATCACGTCGCCGCTGGCGAGCAGGTCGCCTTCGTGACGGACGCGGGCATGCCATCGGTTAGCGACCCGGGTACCGAGCTCACGCGCGCGGCAATCGCACGCGGCCTGCCGGTGACGGTGATCCCGGGGCCTTCCGCGGTGAGCACGGCGGTGGCGCTGTCGGGCCTGGTGGAGTCGGCGTATTCGTTCGTCGGGTTCCTGCCGCGCCAAGGACAGAAGCGCCGTGCGGCTCTCGACGCCATCGCCGGTCGCGCCGAGCCGGTGGTGATCTTCGAGGCCGCCAATCGCACGCTCGCGACGCTGAGGGAGCTGGCCGAGCGCACGCCCTCGCGCCAGGCGGCCGTGTGCCGCGAGCTCACCAAGCTGCACGAGGAGGCGCTGCGAGGCCCGCTCGCGGAGCTGGCAGAGCTCGACCGCGAGCTCAGGGGCGAGGTCGTGATCGTGCTCGGCGCGTTCTTGCCGGAAGAGACCCTCCCCAGCGACGCCGAGCTGGACGCGCGCATCCGCGAGGAGCTCGCGGCGGGCGCGTCGGCGCGCGACGTGGCCGACGACCTCGCCGCCTGGAGCGGACGCGCGCGCCGCGAGGTGTACGCGCGGGTGATCGAGCTGAGGAGAAGCTAG
- a CDS encoding CPBP family intramembrane metalloprotease, whose amino-acid sequence MTDPMEPNRETAPDPATAPSGAARIPSPLQALLIWVTAAIAILGAGLAVASAAAASAAVSGQNPMLALGDPKTSPLINDPYWIAGGTIANEVAVLITLGVWLRILKTPLRIALPLGRPSLLGVLGAVVVVFGLAPLAEVMGELMHRLTAQDVTASRIVVNAARGASGSGVVLLVFALGVMPALAEEALFRGLITLPFERRFALGLIVPSVLFGLFHLEPTQIAGTIVLGFGFAAGRLCTGTLLTPVIAHLVYNTTVVLTVRYSDALVERQLDVVPVAVGLGLALGGGLLLWRERRVLVARYAGTREPMPSWWI is encoded by the coding sequence GTGACGGACCCGATGGAGCCGAACCGCGAGACAGCGCCGGATCCCGCGACTGCACCCAGCGGCGCGGCGAGGATTCCGTCCCCGCTGCAAGCGCTCCTGATCTGGGTGACCGCTGCGATCGCCATCCTGGGTGCGGGGCTCGCCGTGGCGTCCGCGGCGGCGGCGTCCGCCGCGGTGTCCGGGCAGAACCCGATGCTCGCGCTCGGGGACCCCAAGACCTCGCCGCTCATCAACGACCCGTACTGGATCGCGGGCGGGACCATCGCCAACGAGGTCGCGGTGTTGATCACCCTCGGCGTCTGGCTCCGGATCCTGAAGACCCCGCTGCGCATCGCGCTGCCGCTCGGGCGGCCCTCGCTGCTCGGCGTGCTCGGCGCGGTCGTGGTCGTGTTCGGGCTGGCGCCGCTGGCGGAGGTCATGGGCGAGCTGATGCACCGGCTGACTGCCCAAGACGTGACGGCCTCGCGCATCGTGGTGAACGCTGCCCGTGGGGCCTCCGGCTCGGGCGTCGTGCTCTTGGTGTTCGCGCTCGGGGTGATGCCCGCGCTGGCGGAGGAGGCGCTGTTCCGCGGGCTCATCACGCTGCCGTTCGAGCGGCGCTTCGCCCTCGGGCTGATCGTGCCCTCCGTCCTGTTCGGGCTGTTCCACCTGGAGCCCACGCAGATCGCCGGAACCATCGTGCTCGGCTTCGGGTTCGCCGCCGGGCGACTGTGCACGGGCACGCTCTTGACGCCCGTGATCGCTCACCTGGTCTACAACACCACGGTAGTGCTCACCGTGCGCTACTCCGACGCGCTGGTGGAGCGTCAGCTCGACGTGGTGCCGGTGGCCGTGGGTCTCGGGCTCGCGCTGGGAGGTGGGCTGCTCCTCTGGCGCGAGCGGCGCGTGCTCGTCGCGCGCTACGCGGGGACCCGCGAGCCGATGCCGTCGTGGTGGATCTAG
- a CDS encoding M15 family metallopeptidase — translation MSPRDCAPLCALLLALGCREAAGDERSVEPATLASIGAAASTPPAPPPAPPAPSAASGTTEPRCREQAAQDFLLRKHQIAKIGAPAAVQRQIEEARRRAIEYRTRQYGRFPGFGRRRDNAHPPQFYAKRTTFMGLPLVLNQKVVPALRCVEAALRRDCAEHPYRPKTVGGLRTGNTYKDYEVSNHVYGIALDIDSDLNPCCGCVDFWKEHPACKQKVSSPFERMAMPRCWVEVFERYGFYWLGHDELEDTMHFEFLGDPARVLE, via the coding sequence ATGTCGCCGCGCGACTGCGCGCCGCTGTGCGCTCTGCTCCTCGCGCTGGGCTGCCGTGAGGCGGCGGGCGACGAGCGCTCCGTCGAGCCAGCGACGCTTGCCTCGATCGGCGCGGCAGCGAGCACTCCACCCGCTCCACCGCCGGCGCCGCCCGCACCGTCTGCCGCCTCAGGCACGACCGAGCCGCGCTGTCGCGAGCAAGCCGCGCAGGACTTCCTGCTGCGCAAGCACCAGATCGCGAAGATCGGCGCCCCGGCCGCCGTACAGCGGCAGATCGAAGAGGCACGCCGTCGCGCCATCGAGTACCGCACGCGCCAATACGGGCGCTTCCCGGGCTTCGGCCGCCGCCGCGACAACGCGCACCCACCGCAGTTCTACGCCAAGCGCACCACGTTCATGGGGCTGCCGTTGGTACTGAACCAGAAGGTCGTGCCCGCGCTGCGCTGCGTGGAGGCGGCGTTGCGCCGCGACTGCGCCGAGCACCCGTATCGGCCCAAGACCGTGGGCGGGCTGCGCACCGGCAACACCTACAAGGACTACGAGGTCTCCAATCACGTTTACGGCATCGCCCTCGACATCGACTCGGACTTGAACCCGTGTTGCGGCTGCGTGGATTTCTGGAAGGAGCACCCCGCGTGCAAGCAGAAGGTCAGCTCGCCCTTCGAGCGCATGGCGATGCCGCGCTGCTGGGTCGAGGTGTTCGAGCGCTACGGCTTCTACTGGCTCGGCCACGACGAGCTGGAGGACACCATGCACTTCGAGTTTCTCGGGGATCCGGCGCGGGTGCTGGAGTAG